A portion of the Pagrus major chromosome 8, Pma_NU_1.0 genome contains these proteins:
- the blm gene encoding recQ-like DNA helicase BLM isoform X1, protein MSGLPQNNLKEQLARHSNAAQSRLSLAKPKTGAFCFKKKSSSGTTKVEIPTKVISSNVLANRNVNVPKSSLVTESPLTFSNKLERPQKSKINSFFNVSSKGKSDSISLAGDCAAASQTPSAVSAIKATTASTKSDNQFTSGTRGSSCLDASLGFPLDDWDDFDDFEMPVKTKNDSFSSEKTGKSNNPVPSPGGEKTQLAGKNGLSISEQSCMKTDELDHKAAISPGPSLNQDAAESELEDSPVKTTRRRRRPPPPLPPPKSVFSDSEEDNDVEFEPFKGTADNKKTWIDPKVIELDDNTEPEDELDYIPPSPIPDEISSALEMRSKSAATENKDSPVQSKGPVTTPHEPSDHHSKDKTNEQLLSIMESICALVDSIPEHELIGLSCGNELLLKRAQRKRIIATGGGSLMRMQQPDSTVLSEPSFKDKASFSCDTSSLMSSSYSVSMDSKNPPQIRRSSAFSMDYDSDHSDSIINVKPSHSDHSRTAHEESEIICDSPNPCFNFSKKSSGDLDGSDLFFSAKKSETVVQSKSKTSAVEPDDFYDDDFDIDDLNDSDIPDYFEETPTVSRHNSSTVTTTVKEGGPSKSSWERKPTTPVSAPKPSKISSPEPTFRNPAHDRFRGFSFPYSQEMMKIFHKRFGLHQFRFNQLEAINAALQGEDTFILMPTGGGKSLCYQLPACVAPGVTVVISPLKSLIVDQVQKLTTLDIPATSLSGEKSDSEAGRIYMQLSRKDPIIKLLYVTPEKVSASNRLISALHNLYERGLLARFVIDEAHCVSQWGHDFRPDYKRLHELRQKFPNVAMMALTATATPRVQKDILHQLNMTRPQVFTMSFNRTNLKYAVLPKKPKKVDEDCISWIKKHYPRDSGIVYCLSRNDCDSMAESLQRAGLLALSYHAGLKDGDREYVQTKWINQDGCQVICATIAFGMGIDKPDVRYVIHASLPKSVEGYYQESGRAGRDGEISHCILFYSYADVQRIKRIISMDREGDRQAKATHFNNLHSMVHFCENMMECRRIQLLAYFGELKFNKSFCKDHSDVSCDNCSKPNQYKMRNVTDDVKKIVRFVQENCEKVGGGFRKTPQQNRLTLNMLVDIFLGSKSAKVQTGMFGMGGAYSRHNADRLFKKLVLDNILVEDLYITNGGQAVSYISAGPKTMNVLNGHMQVDFYETESASSIRKHKAAVSKNVTQREEKVQECLKELTDLCKQLGKAFGVHYFNIFSTTTLKKIAEKLSPDPEVLLQIDGVTEDKLEKYGAEFIQVLNKYSPWQMTAEEPTDNGGDGWIDTTAGRARIDYDDDDDDAESSTYFGGGGRGRGRGQKRKKAAFFQYSKKKKGNYNSKGRGYSSNKSWTSSSSGSRGGSKAAGRGSRSSAGDASAGRRPGFMSIPTPQTNNRPFLKPTYSHLG, encoded by the exons ATGTCTGGTCTTCCACAAAATAATTTGAAGGAGCAGCTGGCGAGGCACAGCAATGCTGCTCAAAGCAGGCTGTCTCTGGCTAAACCCAAAACGGG ggCCTTttgtttcaaaaagaagtcctCATCTGGTACGACCAAGGTGGAAATCCCAACCAAGGTAATCAGCTCTAATGTTTTGGCAAACAGGAATGTCAATGTCCCTAAGAGCAGTTTAGTGACTGAATCTCctttgacattttcaaacaagCTTGAGAGACCTCAAAAATCCAAAATCAACAGCTTCTTCAATGTCAGTTCAAAAGGCAAGTCGGACTCCATCAGCCTAGCAGGTGACTGTGCTGCTGCAAGCCAAACTCCTTCAGCCGTGTCCGCTATTAAGGCGACTACAGCTTCAACTAAATCTGACAACCAGTTTACTAGTGGTACACGAGGCAGTTCCTGTCTGGATGCATCTCTCGGATTTCCGCTGGACGACTGGGATGATTTTGATGACTTTGAAATgcctgtcaaaacaaaaaatgactcATTCAGTTCAGAAAAAACTGGGAAGAGCAACAACCCTGTGCCATCTCCtggtggagaaaaaacacaattagcTGGAAAGAATGGTCTTTCAATAAGTGAACAATCTTGTATGAAAACGGATGAACTGGACCACAAAGCTGCAATTTCACCAGGACCTAGTTTGAATCAGGATGCAGCAGAGAGTGAACTTGAGGATTCTCCAGTTAAAACCACCAGAAGAAGacgtcgtcctcctcctcctcttcctcctccgaAATCTGTCTTCAGTGATAGCGAAGAGGACAACGATGTTGAGTTTGAGCCTTTTAAAGGAACAGCAG ACAATAAGAAAACATGGATTGACCCAAAGGTAATAGAGCTTGATGACAACACAGAGCCTGAAGATGAGCTTGATTACATTCCCCCTTCTCCGATCCCTGATGAGATCTCCTCTGCATTGGAGATGAG ATCTAAATCAGCTGCtactgaaaacaaagacagtccTGTGCAATCAAAGGGACCTGTCACAACACCACATGAACCCTCTGATCATCACTCGAAAGACAAAACAA ATGAGCAACTCTTAAGTATCATGGAGTCCATTTGTGCTCTGGTGGATTCCATCCCTGAACATGAGCTAATAGGTCTGTCTTGTGGAAATGAGCTTTTGCTGAAGAGGGCTCAAAG GAAGAGGATTATTGCAACTGGTGGTGGCAGTTTAATGAGGATGCAGCAGCCAGATAGCACTGTGCTTTCTGAACCCAGCTTTAAAGATAAAGCTTCTTTTAGCTGTGATACATCTAGTTTGATGTCGTCCAGCTACTCTGTGTCCATGGACTCCAAGAATCCTCCTCAAATAAGGAGATCCTCGGCCTTCTCCATGGACTATGACTCTGATCACTCTGACAGTATTATTAATGTGAAACCTTCGCACAGTGATCATAGCAGGACAGCACATGAGGAAAGTGAAATTATCTGTGACTCTCCAAATCCATGTTTTAATTTCTCAAAGAAATCAAGTGGAGACTTGGACGGTTCGGATCTATTCTTCTCAGCCAAGAAGTCAGAGACTGTTGTTCAGAGTAAATCTAAAACCTCAGCTGTAGAGCCAGATGACTTTTACGATGACGACTTTGACATTGACGACTTAAATGACTCGGACATCCCAGATTACTTTGAGGAAACCCCAACAGTGTCCCGACACAACTCCAGCACAGTGACTACAACGGTGAAAGAGGGGGGACCAAGCAAGTCTTCATGGGAGAGGAAACCAACAACACCAGTGTCTGCACCTAAACCTTCAAAGATCAGCTCTCCAG AACCCACCTTCAGAAACCCAGCCCATGATCGCTTCAGAGGGTTCAGCTTCCCCTACTCACAGGAGATGATGAAGATCTTCCACAAACGTTTTGGTCTTCATCAGTTCAGGTTCAATCAATTAGAAGCAATTAATGCAGCGCTTCAGGGAGAGGACACGTTTATTTTGATGCCCACAG GTGGTGGTAAGAGCCTGTGTTACCAGCTGCCTGCCTGCGTGGCTCCAGGAGTCACTGTGGTCATCTCGCCACTCAAATCACTCATTGTAGACCAGGTCCAGAAACTCACTACACTGGAT ATCCCTGCAACAAGCCTGTCTGGTGAAAAAAGTGACAGTGAAGCAGGAAGGATCTACATGCAGCTCTCAAGGAAAGACCCCATCATTAAACTGCTTTATGTCACTCCTGAAAAG GTGAGCGCAAGTAACAGGCTGATCTCCGCCCTGCACAACCTGTACGAGCGAGGCCTTCTGGCCCGGTTTGTCATAGATGAGGCCCATTGTGTCAGTCAG TGGGGCCACGATTTCCGCCCAGACTACAAACGGTTGCATGAACTGCGTCAGAAGTTCCCCAACGTGGCGATGATGGCCCTGACAGCCACCGCCACCCCCCGTGTTCAGAAAGACATCCTCCACCAGCTAAATATGACTCGGCCGCAGGT GTTTACCATGAGCTTCAACAGGACAAACCTGAAGTATGCTGTGTTGCCCAAGAAACCCAAAAAGGTGGACGAGGACTGCATCAGCTGGATCAAGAAGCACTATCCAC GTGACTCTGGCATCGTTTACTGTCTGTCCCGTAATGACTGTGACTCCATGGCTGAGAGTCTGCAGAGAGCAGGGCTGTTAGCTTTGTCGTATCACGCAGGCTTGAAGGACGGTGACAGAGAATATGTGCAGACCAAGTGGATCAATCAGGACGGCTGCCAG GTCATCTGTGCCACCATCGCCTTTGGCATGGGCATCGACAAGCCTGACGTGCGCTATGTGATCCACGCCAGTCTGCCAAAGTCAGTGGAGGGTTACTATCAGGAGTCTGGGAGAGCTGGCAGAGACGGAGAGATTTCTCACTGTATTCTCTTCTACTCCTACGCCGACGTGCAACGCATCAAGAGGATCATCAGCA TGGACAGAGAAGGTGACAGACAGGCCAAGGCAACACATTTCAACAACCTCCACAGCATGGTGCACTTCTGTGAGAACATGATGGAGTGCAGAAGAATTCAGCTACTTGCGTACTTTGGGGAGCTGAAGTTCAACAAAAGCTTCTGTAAGGACCACTCAGACGTCAGCTGTGACAACTGCTCCAAACCCAAC CAATACAAGATGAGAAATGTTACCGATGATGTGAAGAAGATTGTGAGGTTTGTCCAGGAGAACTGCGAGAAAGTTGGAGGGGGTTTCCGCAAGACACCTCAGCAAAATAGACTGACACTGAACATGCTGGTGGATATCTTCTTAG GGTCTAAATCTGCCAAGGTTCAGACAGGAATGTTTGGGATGGGAGGAGCTTACTCGAGGCATAATGCTGACCGTCTCTTCAAAAAACTGGTTCTTGATAACATCCTGGTGGAGGATCTCTACATCACTAACGGTGGCCAAGCTGTGTCTTACATCTCTGCTGGACCCAAAACTATGAACGTGCTCAATGGACACATGCAG GTGGACTTCTACGAGACAGAGAGTGCATCTAGCATCAGGAAACACAAAGCTGCTGTGTCCAAGAACGTCacccagagagaggagaaggttCAGGAGTGTCTGAAGGAGCTGACagatctgtgcaagcagctGGGGAAAGCTTTTGGCGTTCACTATTTTAACATCTTCTCCACCACCACCTTGAAGAAGATAGCTG AGAAGCTTTCTCCTGACCCTGAAGTCCTGCTACAAATTGATGGTGTGACTGAAGACAAACTGGAGAAGTATGGAGCTGAATTCATTCAGGTCCTGAATAAGTACTCTCCGTGGCAGATGACTG CTGAAGAGCCGACTGACAATGGTGGAGACGGGTGGATAGATACGACTGCAGGCCGCGCACGGATAGATtatgatgatgacgacgatgacGCAGAGTCCTCCACCTACTTCGGTGGAGGTGGACGGGGACGGGGACGGggacagaagagaaagaaagctgCTTTCTTCCAGTAttccaagaagaagaaaggaaattACAACTCTAAAGG TCGTGGCTACAGCAGCAATAAATCGTGGACGTCGTCCAGCTCCGGCTCCAGGGGCGGATCAAAAGCTGCAGGCCGGGGGTCCAGGAGCTCAGCAGGAGATGCATCAGCAGGCAGGAGACCGGGCTTCATGTCCATCCCGACCCCTCAGACCAACAACAGACCCTTCTTAAAGCCGACCTATTCTCATCTGGGTTAG
- the blm gene encoding recQ-like DNA helicase BLM isoform X2: MSGLPQNNLKEQLARHSNAAQSRLSLAKPKTGAFCFKKKSSSGTTKVEIPTKLERPQKSKINSFFNVSSKGKSDSISLAGDCAAASQTPSAVSAIKATTASTKSDNQFTSGTRGSSCLDASLGFPLDDWDDFDDFEMPVKTKNDSFSSEKTGKSNNPVPSPGGEKTQLAGKNGLSISEQSCMKTDELDHKAAISPGPSLNQDAAESELEDSPVKTTRRRRRPPPPLPPPKSVFSDSEEDNDVEFEPFKGTADNKKTWIDPKVIELDDNTEPEDELDYIPPSPIPDEISSALEMRSKSAATENKDSPVQSKGPVTTPHEPSDHHSKDKTNEQLLSIMESICALVDSIPEHELIGLSCGNELLLKRAQRKRIIATGGGSLMRMQQPDSTVLSEPSFKDKASFSCDTSSLMSSSYSVSMDSKNPPQIRRSSAFSMDYDSDHSDSIINVKPSHSDHSRTAHEESEIICDSPNPCFNFSKKSSGDLDGSDLFFSAKKSETVVQSKSKTSAVEPDDFYDDDFDIDDLNDSDIPDYFEETPTVSRHNSSTVTTTVKEGGPSKSSWERKPTTPVSAPKPSKISSPEPTFRNPAHDRFRGFSFPYSQEMMKIFHKRFGLHQFRFNQLEAINAALQGEDTFILMPTGGGKSLCYQLPACVAPGVTVVISPLKSLIVDQVQKLTTLDIPATSLSGEKSDSEAGRIYMQLSRKDPIIKLLYVTPEKVSASNRLISALHNLYERGLLARFVIDEAHCVSQWGHDFRPDYKRLHELRQKFPNVAMMALTATATPRVQKDILHQLNMTRPQVFTMSFNRTNLKYAVLPKKPKKVDEDCISWIKKHYPRDSGIVYCLSRNDCDSMAESLQRAGLLALSYHAGLKDGDREYVQTKWINQDGCQVICATIAFGMGIDKPDVRYVIHASLPKSVEGYYQESGRAGRDGEISHCILFYSYADVQRIKRIISMDREGDRQAKATHFNNLHSMVHFCENMMECRRIQLLAYFGELKFNKSFCKDHSDVSCDNCSKPNQYKMRNVTDDVKKIVRFVQENCEKVGGGFRKTPQQNRLTLNMLVDIFLGSKSAKVQTGMFGMGGAYSRHNADRLFKKLVLDNILVEDLYITNGGQAVSYISAGPKTMNVLNGHMQVDFYETESASSIRKHKAAVSKNVTQREEKVQECLKELTDLCKQLGKAFGVHYFNIFSTTTLKKIAEKLSPDPEVLLQIDGVTEDKLEKYGAEFIQVLNKYSPWQMTAEEPTDNGGDGWIDTTAGRARIDYDDDDDDAESSTYFGGGGRGRGRGQKRKKAAFFQYSKKKKGNYNSKGRGYSSNKSWTSSSSGSRGGSKAAGRGSRSSAGDASAGRRPGFMSIPTPQTNNRPFLKPTYSHLG; the protein is encoded by the exons ATGTCTGGTCTTCCACAAAATAATTTGAAGGAGCAGCTGGCGAGGCACAGCAATGCTGCTCAAAGCAGGCTGTCTCTGGCTAAACCCAAAACGGG ggCCTTttgtttcaaaaagaagtcctCATCTGGTACGACCAAGGTGGAAATCCCAACCAAG CTTGAGAGACCTCAAAAATCCAAAATCAACAGCTTCTTCAATGTCAGTTCAAAAGGCAAGTCGGACTCCATCAGCCTAGCAGGTGACTGTGCTGCTGCAAGCCAAACTCCTTCAGCCGTGTCCGCTATTAAGGCGACTACAGCTTCAACTAAATCTGACAACCAGTTTACTAGTGGTACACGAGGCAGTTCCTGTCTGGATGCATCTCTCGGATTTCCGCTGGACGACTGGGATGATTTTGATGACTTTGAAATgcctgtcaaaacaaaaaatgactcATTCAGTTCAGAAAAAACTGGGAAGAGCAACAACCCTGTGCCATCTCCtggtggagaaaaaacacaattagcTGGAAAGAATGGTCTTTCAATAAGTGAACAATCTTGTATGAAAACGGATGAACTGGACCACAAAGCTGCAATTTCACCAGGACCTAGTTTGAATCAGGATGCAGCAGAGAGTGAACTTGAGGATTCTCCAGTTAAAACCACCAGAAGAAGacgtcgtcctcctcctcctcttcctcctccgaAATCTGTCTTCAGTGATAGCGAAGAGGACAACGATGTTGAGTTTGAGCCTTTTAAAGGAACAGCAG ACAATAAGAAAACATGGATTGACCCAAAGGTAATAGAGCTTGATGACAACACAGAGCCTGAAGATGAGCTTGATTACATTCCCCCTTCTCCGATCCCTGATGAGATCTCCTCTGCATTGGAGATGAG ATCTAAATCAGCTGCtactgaaaacaaagacagtccTGTGCAATCAAAGGGACCTGTCACAACACCACATGAACCCTCTGATCATCACTCGAAAGACAAAACAA ATGAGCAACTCTTAAGTATCATGGAGTCCATTTGTGCTCTGGTGGATTCCATCCCTGAACATGAGCTAATAGGTCTGTCTTGTGGAAATGAGCTTTTGCTGAAGAGGGCTCAAAG GAAGAGGATTATTGCAACTGGTGGTGGCAGTTTAATGAGGATGCAGCAGCCAGATAGCACTGTGCTTTCTGAACCCAGCTTTAAAGATAAAGCTTCTTTTAGCTGTGATACATCTAGTTTGATGTCGTCCAGCTACTCTGTGTCCATGGACTCCAAGAATCCTCCTCAAATAAGGAGATCCTCGGCCTTCTCCATGGACTATGACTCTGATCACTCTGACAGTATTATTAATGTGAAACCTTCGCACAGTGATCATAGCAGGACAGCACATGAGGAAAGTGAAATTATCTGTGACTCTCCAAATCCATGTTTTAATTTCTCAAAGAAATCAAGTGGAGACTTGGACGGTTCGGATCTATTCTTCTCAGCCAAGAAGTCAGAGACTGTTGTTCAGAGTAAATCTAAAACCTCAGCTGTAGAGCCAGATGACTTTTACGATGACGACTTTGACATTGACGACTTAAATGACTCGGACATCCCAGATTACTTTGAGGAAACCCCAACAGTGTCCCGACACAACTCCAGCACAGTGACTACAACGGTGAAAGAGGGGGGACCAAGCAAGTCTTCATGGGAGAGGAAACCAACAACACCAGTGTCTGCACCTAAACCTTCAAAGATCAGCTCTCCAG AACCCACCTTCAGAAACCCAGCCCATGATCGCTTCAGAGGGTTCAGCTTCCCCTACTCACAGGAGATGATGAAGATCTTCCACAAACGTTTTGGTCTTCATCAGTTCAGGTTCAATCAATTAGAAGCAATTAATGCAGCGCTTCAGGGAGAGGACACGTTTATTTTGATGCCCACAG GTGGTGGTAAGAGCCTGTGTTACCAGCTGCCTGCCTGCGTGGCTCCAGGAGTCACTGTGGTCATCTCGCCACTCAAATCACTCATTGTAGACCAGGTCCAGAAACTCACTACACTGGAT ATCCCTGCAACAAGCCTGTCTGGTGAAAAAAGTGACAGTGAAGCAGGAAGGATCTACATGCAGCTCTCAAGGAAAGACCCCATCATTAAACTGCTTTATGTCACTCCTGAAAAG GTGAGCGCAAGTAACAGGCTGATCTCCGCCCTGCACAACCTGTACGAGCGAGGCCTTCTGGCCCGGTTTGTCATAGATGAGGCCCATTGTGTCAGTCAG TGGGGCCACGATTTCCGCCCAGACTACAAACGGTTGCATGAACTGCGTCAGAAGTTCCCCAACGTGGCGATGATGGCCCTGACAGCCACCGCCACCCCCCGTGTTCAGAAAGACATCCTCCACCAGCTAAATATGACTCGGCCGCAGGT GTTTACCATGAGCTTCAACAGGACAAACCTGAAGTATGCTGTGTTGCCCAAGAAACCCAAAAAGGTGGACGAGGACTGCATCAGCTGGATCAAGAAGCACTATCCAC GTGACTCTGGCATCGTTTACTGTCTGTCCCGTAATGACTGTGACTCCATGGCTGAGAGTCTGCAGAGAGCAGGGCTGTTAGCTTTGTCGTATCACGCAGGCTTGAAGGACGGTGACAGAGAATATGTGCAGACCAAGTGGATCAATCAGGACGGCTGCCAG GTCATCTGTGCCACCATCGCCTTTGGCATGGGCATCGACAAGCCTGACGTGCGCTATGTGATCCACGCCAGTCTGCCAAAGTCAGTGGAGGGTTACTATCAGGAGTCTGGGAGAGCTGGCAGAGACGGAGAGATTTCTCACTGTATTCTCTTCTACTCCTACGCCGACGTGCAACGCATCAAGAGGATCATCAGCA TGGACAGAGAAGGTGACAGACAGGCCAAGGCAACACATTTCAACAACCTCCACAGCATGGTGCACTTCTGTGAGAACATGATGGAGTGCAGAAGAATTCAGCTACTTGCGTACTTTGGGGAGCTGAAGTTCAACAAAAGCTTCTGTAAGGACCACTCAGACGTCAGCTGTGACAACTGCTCCAAACCCAAC CAATACAAGATGAGAAATGTTACCGATGATGTGAAGAAGATTGTGAGGTTTGTCCAGGAGAACTGCGAGAAAGTTGGAGGGGGTTTCCGCAAGACACCTCAGCAAAATAGACTGACACTGAACATGCTGGTGGATATCTTCTTAG GGTCTAAATCTGCCAAGGTTCAGACAGGAATGTTTGGGATGGGAGGAGCTTACTCGAGGCATAATGCTGACCGTCTCTTCAAAAAACTGGTTCTTGATAACATCCTGGTGGAGGATCTCTACATCACTAACGGTGGCCAAGCTGTGTCTTACATCTCTGCTGGACCCAAAACTATGAACGTGCTCAATGGACACATGCAG GTGGACTTCTACGAGACAGAGAGTGCATCTAGCATCAGGAAACACAAAGCTGCTGTGTCCAAGAACGTCacccagagagaggagaaggttCAGGAGTGTCTGAAGGAGCTGACagatctgtgcaagcagctGGGGAAAGCTTTTGGCGTTCACTATTTTAACATCTTCTCCACCACCACCTTGAAGAAGATAGCTG AGAAGCTTTCTCCTGACCCTGAAGTCCTGCTACAAATTGATGGTGTGACTGAAGACAAACTGGAGAAGTATGGAGCTGAATTCATTCAGGTCCTGAATAAGTACTCTCCGTGGCAGATGACTG CTGAAGAGCCGACTGACAATGGTGGAGACGGGTGGATAGATACGACTGCAGGCCGCGCACGGATAGATtatgatgatgacgacgatgacGCAGAGTCCTCCACCTACTTCGGTGGAGGTGGACGGGGACGGGGACGGggacagaagagaaagaaagctgCTTTCTTCCAGTAttccaagaagaagaaaggaaattACAACTCTAAAGG TCGTGGCTACAGCAGCAATAAATCGTGGACGTCGTCCAGCTCCGGCTCCAGGGGCGGATCAAAAGCTGCAGGCCGGGGGTCCAGGAGCTCAGCAGGAGATGCATCAGCAGGCAGGAGACCGGGCTTCATGTCCATCCCGACCCCTCAGACCAACAACAGACCCTTCTTAAAGCCGACCTATTCTCATCTGGGTTAG